A part of Flavobacteriaceae bacterium GSB9 genomic DNA contains:
- a CDS encoding TAT-variant-translocated molybdopterin oxidoreductase → MSSNKKYWKSVEELNENSSIVETLKQNEFVNEIPTDEFLGDKDALESSSTTRRDFLKYVGFTTAAASLAACEGPVKKSIPYVVQPTEIIPGVANYYATTIADGFDFASVLVKTREGRPIKIQNNEMAATNGSANARVNASVLGLYDSLRVQGPKKDGESISWSNFDAETKQKLTSIAAANKDIVLLTQTFASPSTSKLISEFKGKYGNVRHVVYDAVSESVAIDAYQAKYGERGLANYDFAKAMTIVSVGADFLGDWQGGGFDSGYAKNRVPDHGKMSRHVQFEANMSLTGANADKRVPLTPSQQKIALAKLHSYIVGGSVSGSLPEKAEEAVKQAASQLKKAGSNAVVVTGIQDVNAQTVVFEINEALGSKAFDPNTPVKTRQGNDKAVAQLVSDMKSGKVGAIITSGVNPVYSLPNAADFVEGLKKTELSVAFSMKVDETSSLAQYIGAAPHYLESWGDVEFKKGHYALTQPTIRPLFDTRQFQEALLKWTDNDMSYHDYIKDAWGSSILGGGSFNKALHDGVYVGSIESAVEETAEVVEEEETTTSTFGNAARALAASAKSEGLELTLYTKTGMGDGQQANNPWLQEFPDPITRASWDNYLTVSKADADALGLVNNHVANGALNGSYANVTVNGVTVTAPVIIQPGQAKGSVGLSFGYGRTLGLKEEMQTGVNAYPLYQNFNNVQNVTVEAASGEHEFACVQLHNTLMGRGDIVKETTLEVFNTKDKKYWNAVPAVSLNHEETPVTSPEVDLWDEFDRSIGHHFNLSIDLNACTGCGACVIACHAENNVPVVGKSEVRRSRDMHWLRIDRYYSSEESFAGDDEKKDNISGLGSSLSEFGEMEHASENPQVAFQPVMCQHCNHAPCETVCPVAATSHGRQGQNHMAYNRCVGTRYCANNCPYKVRRFNWFLYNGNDEFDYHMNDDLGRMVLNPDVVVRSRGVMEKCSMCIQMTQKTILDAKRDGREIKDGEFQTACSAACSSGAMTFGDINDKESKVAKLKEDNRMYHLLEHVGTKPNVQYQTKVRNTTEA, encoded by the coding sequence ATGTCATCAAACAAGAAATACTGGAAAAGTGTTGAAGAGCTAAATGAAAATAGCTCTATTGTTGAGACGCTAAAACAAAACGAGTTTGTTAATGAGATTCCAACTGATGAATTTTTAGGTGATAAGGATGCGTTAGAATCTTCATCAACTACTCGTCGCGATTTCTTAAAATATGTAGGGTTTACTACAGCTGCTGCCTCTTTGGCGGCTTGTGAGGGGCCGGTTAAAAAATCGATACCTTACGTGGTGCAACCTACCGAGATTATCCCTGGTGTTGCAAACTATTATGCGACTACTATTGCTGATGGTTTCGATTTTGCCAGTGTTTTAGTGAAAACACGCGAAGGTCGTCCTATAAAAATTCAAAATAATGAGATGGCTGCTACAAATGGTAGTGCCAATGCTAGAGTTAACGCATCGGTGCTTGGTTTGTATGATAGCTTGAGGGTACAGGGGCCGAAAAAGGATGGTGAGTCTATTTCTTGGAGCAATTTTGATGCAGAAACAAAGCAAAAGCTAACAAGTATAGCTGCTGCTAATAAAGATATCGTATTATTGACCCAGACTTTTGCCAGTCCTTCAACAAGTAAGTTGATATCAGAATTTAAGGGAAAATATGGTAATGTTCGTCATGTCGTTTATGATGCTGTTTCAGAATCTGTGGCAATTGATGCTTACCAAGCAAAATATGGAGAACGCGGATTAGCGAATTACGATTTTGCTAAAGCTATGACTATTGTGTCTGTTGGTGCCGATTTCCTTGGAGATTGGCAAGGTGGCGGATTCGATTCTGGTTATGCTAAAAATAGAGTTCCCGATCATGGTAAAATGTCGCGCCACGTACAATTTGAGGCAAATATGTCGTTAACAGGTGCTAATGCCGACAAGCGTGTGCCATTAACTCCATCGCAACAAAAAATAGCATTAGCTAAGCTGCATAGTTATATTGTAGGAGGTTCAGTGTCAGGTAGTCTACCTGAAAAAGCTGAAGAAGCCGTAAAGCAGGCTGCTTCGCAACTCAAAAAGGCTGGAAGTAATGCTGTAGTTGTAACAGGAATTCAAGATGTTAATGCGCAAACTGTTGTTTTTGAAATTAATGAAGCCTTAGGTAGTAAAGCCTTTGACCCAAATACACCTGTAAAAACAAGACAAGGTAATGATAAAGCAGTAGCTCAGCTGGTTTCGGATATGAAATCTGGAAAAGTAGGGGCTATCATCACAAGTGGTGTTAATCCTGTATATTCTTTGCCAAATGCGGCTGATTTTGTTGAAGGATTGAAAAAAACTGAATTATCAGTAGCTTTTTCAATGAAAGTGGACGAAACGTCGTCTTTAGCACAATACATTGGTGCAGCACCTCACTATTTAGAGTCTTGGGGTGATGTTGAATTTAAAAAGGGGCATTATGCTTTAACGCAGCCAACAATTCGCCCGTTATTTGATACAAGACAGTTTCAAGAAGCATTGTTGAAATGGACAGATAACGATATGTCTTACCACGATTATATAAAAGATGCATGGGGTTCTTCTATTTTAGGAGGAGGTTCTTTCAATAAAGCGCTTCATGATGGAGTGTATGTTGGTTCGATAGAGTCAGCGGTTGAAGAAACTGCTGAAGTTGTAGAAGAAGAGGAAACAACGACTTCAACTTTTGGTAATGCTGCTAGAGCACTAGCTGCTTCTGCTAAATCTGAAGGGTTAGAGTTAACATTATATACTAAAACTGGAATGGGCGATGGCCAGCAGGCTAATAACCCATGGTTGCAGGAATTCCCGGACCCTATTACAAGAGCGTCTTGGGATAATTACTTAACCGTTTCAAAAGCTGATGCCGATGCGTTGGGCTTGGTTAACAACCATGTGGCTAATGGAGCTTTAAATGGTAGCTATGCCAACGTAACAGTTAATGGCGTAACCGTTACTGCACCAGTAATTATTCAACCTGGTCAGGCTAAAGGTTCTGTAGGACTTTCTTTTGGATACGGAAGAACATTGGGCTTGAAAGAGGAAATGCAAACAGGTGTAAATGCCTATCCACTGTACCAAAATTTCAACAATGTACAAAACGTTACTGTTGAGGCGGCTTCTGGAGAACATGAATTTGCATGTGTTCAGTTGCACAATACCTTAATGGGACGTGGCGATATTGTTAAGGAAACTACTTTAGAAGTATTCAATACTAAAGATAAAAAATATTGGAATGCTGTTCCTGCGGTATCATTAAACCATGAGGAAACACCAGTAACTTCACCTGAAGTTGATTTGTGGGATGAGTTCGACCGTTCAATTGGTCATCATTTCAACTTGTCAATCGACTTAAACGCTTGTACAGGTTGTGGGGCTTGCGTTATTGCTTGTCATGCAGAAAACAACGTGCCAGTAGTTGGTAAGTCTGAAGTACGTCGTAGCCGTGATATGCACTGGTTACGTATTGATAGATATTATTCATCTGAAGAGTCTTTTGCTGGTGATGATGAGAAAAAGGATAACATTTCTGGATTAGGGAGCTCGTTAAGTGAATTTGGTGAAATGGAACATGCTTCAGAAAATCCACAAGTAGCATTCCAGCCAGTAATGTGTCAGCACTGTAATCACGCGCCATGTGAAACGGTTTGTCCGGTAGCGGCAACGTCTCACGGTCGTCAAGGTCAAAACCACATGGCATATAACCGTTGTGTAGGTACAAGGTATTGTGCTAACAACTGCCCATATAAAGTGCGTCGTTTCAACTGGTTCCTTTACAACGGAAACGATGAGTTCGATTACCACATGAACGACGATTTAGGTCGTATGGTATTGAATCCAGATGTTGTTGTACGTTCTCGTGGTGTTATGGAGAAATGTTCTATGTGTATCCAAATGACACAAAAAACCATTCTTGATGCGAAACGAGATGGACGTGAAATCAAAGATGGTGAATTCCAAACAGCATGTTCTGCGGCTTGTAGTAGTGGAGCGATGACTTTTGGAGACATAAACGACAAGGAAAGTAAAGTTGCAAAACTTAAAGAAGATAACCGTATGTATCACTTGTTAGAGCATGTTGGAACAAAACCAAACGTGCAATATCAAACAAAAGTGAGAAATACAACTGAAGCATAA
- the nrfD gene encoding polysulfide reductase NrfD codes for MASHYEAPIRRPLVTGEKSYHDVTVDVAKPVEGKANKQWWIVFGISLAAFLWGIGCILYTISTGIGTWGLNKTVGWAWDITNFVWWVGIGHAGTLISAVLLLFRQKWRMAINRSAEAMTIFSVVQAGLFPIIHMGRPWLGYWVLPIPNQFGSLWVNFNSPLLWDVFAISTYLSVSLVFWWTGLLPDFAMLRDRAIKPFQKKIYSLLSFGWSGRAKDWQRFEEVSLVLAGLATPLVLSVHTIVSFDFATSVIPGWHTTIFPPYFVAGAVFSGFAMVNTLLIIMRKVCNLEDYITVQHIELMNIVIMITGSIVGVAYITELFIAWYSGVEYEQYAFLNRATGPYWWAYWAMMTCNVFSPQFMWFKKLRTSIMFSFFISIVVNIGMWFERFVIIVTSLHRDYLPSSWTMFSPTFVDIGIFIGTIGFFFVLFLLYSRTFPVIAQAEVKTILKSSGERYKNLRESGQSLVGTGADERTSSPAAKVTANTVDEVSEEEKSEKVSSLLGSIGSYDPATQTPDDLKKISGVGPKMEEVLNSIGIYTFLQVSKMTKKEYDLLDSITGSFPGRAERDDWAGQAKKLIN; via the coding sequence ATGGCGTCTCATTACGAAGCACCTATTAGAAGACCTTTAGTTACAGGCGAAAAATCATACCACGACGTTACTGTGGATGTAGCAAAGCCTGTAGAGGGAAAAGCAAATAAACAATGGTGGATAGTTTTTGGTATTTCACTAGCCGCTTTTCTTTGGGGTATTGGATGCATACTATATACAATATCTACGGGTATTGGTACTTGGGGTTTAAATAAAACCGTAGGTTGGGCCTGGGATATTACTAACTTCGTTTGGTGGGTAGGTATTGGTCACGCGGGAACACTTATTTCTGCAGTATTATTATTATTCCGTCAAAAATGGAGAATGGCAATTAACCGTTCTGCAGAGGCGATGACTATCTTCTCGGTAGTTCAAGCGGGGTTGTTCCCTATTATTCACATGGGTCGTCCATGGTTAGGATATTGGGTATTGCCTATTCCAAACCAATTTGGTTCGTTGTGGGTTAACTTTAACTCGCCGTTATTATGGGACGTATTTGCGATTTCTACATATTTATCGGTATCATTGGTATTCTGGTGGACCGGTTTATTGCCAGATTTTGCTATGTTACGCGACAGAGCTATTAAACCATTCCAAAAGAAAATATATTCGTTATTGAGTTTTGGATGGTCTGGACGTGCCAAAGATTGGCAACGTTTCGAGGAAGTATCATTGGTACTTGCAGGCTTAGCAACACCACTTGTTCTTTCGGTACATACCATTGTATCATTCGACTTTGCTACATCGGTGATTCCAGGATGGCACACCACAATTTTCCCGCCTTACTTCGTTGCGGGTGCGGTATTCTCTGGATTTGCCATGGTAAACACGCTTCTTATTATCATGAGAAAAGTGTGTAACCTTGAAGACTATATTACGGTACAGCACATCGAATTGATGAACATTGTAATCATGATTACGGGTTCTATCGTAGGTGTAGCTTATATTACTGAGTTATTTATTGCTTGGTATTCTGGAGTGGAATATGAGCAGTATGCATTCTTGAACAGAGCAACTGGTCCTTACTGGTGGGCATACTGGGCAATGATGACTTGTAACGTTTTCTCTCCACAGTTTATGTGGTTCAAGAAGCTTAGAACAAGCATTATGTTCTCGTTCTTTATTTCAATTGTAGTTAATATAGGAATGTGGTTTGAACGTTTTGTAATTATCGTAACGTCATTGCATAGAGATTATTTGCCATCATCATGGACAATGTTCTCACCAACCTTTGTTGATATTGGAATTTTTATTGGAACCATAGGCTTCTTCTTTGTGTTATTCCTACTTTATTCAAGAACATTCCCTGTAATTGCGCAGGCTGAGGTTAAGACGATTTTGAAATCCTCTGGTGAGCGATACAAAAACTTAAGAGAATCAGGGCAAAGTTTGGTAGGAACAGGTGCTGATGAACGAACATCTTCTCCTGCAGCTAAAGTAACTGCTAATACGGTTGATGAAGTTTCAGAGGAAGAAAAATCAGAAAAGGTAAGTAGTTTACTTGGAAGCATAGGTTCTTACGATCCAGCAACGCAAACCCCTGACGATTTAAAGAAAATAAGTGGTGTAGGACCTAAAATGGAGGAAGTGCTTAACAGCATAGGTATTTATACCTTCCTTCAAGTTAGTAAAATGACCAAAAAAGAATACGACTTGTTAGATAGCATTACAGGTTCTTTCCCAGGAAGGGCTGAACGTGATGATTGGGCAGGTCAAGCTAAAAAATTAATAAACTAA
- a CDS encoding DUF3341 domain-containing protein: MEASKVIHAIYTDDDVLMSAVKKVKSAKHHIEEIYTPFPVHGLDKAMGLAPTRIAITSFLYGLVGLTVAITMMNFIMIEDWPQNIGGKPSFSYLENMPAFVPIMFELTVFFAAHLMVITFYLRSRMWPFKKAENPDPRTTDDHFLMEIAVSGNEEELAGLLKETGAVEVNLVDKAH, from the coding sequence ATGGAAGCTTCAAAAGTTATTCACGCTATTTATACCGATGATGATGTTTTAATGTCGGCTGTTAAAAAAGTTAAGTCAGCAAAGCATCACATTGAAGAAATATATACACCGTTTCCGGTTCACGGGCTAGATAAAGCTATGGGCTTAGCACCAACACGTATTGCCATCACGTCATTTTTATATGGTTTGGTAGGTCTTACCGTTGCTATCACCATGATGAACTTTATCATGATTGAAGATTGGCCACAAAACATAGGCGGAAAGCCAAGTTTTAGCTATTTAGAAAACATGCCAGCCTTTGTGCCTATCATGTTCGAGCTTACGGTCTTTTTTGCTGCTCACTTAATGGTTATTACATTTTACCTAAGAAGTAGAATGTGGCCATTCAAAAAAGCGGAGAACCCTGATCCAAGAACTACTGATGACCATTTTTTAATGGAAATCGCAGTTAGCGGTAACGAAGAAGAGCTAGCAGGTTTGCTTAAAGAAACCGGTGCAGTTGAAGTTAATTTAGTTGATAAAGCCCATTAA
- a CDS encoding cytochrome c, with protein MKSLIKIVTIAVVLVAVSCNKSTAPNYQFMPNMYESAGYETYGEAAFPNGVEAQLPAEGSIPRGFVPFDIENTTEGYTLAKTTLTSPLDSTSVDLERGKELYDIYCGICHGNKGDGQGNLVKREKILGIPSYDDAGRAITEGSIYHTIYYGKNAMGSYANQLNEEERWQVVSYVLKLKADLEK; from the coding sequence ATGAAAAGCTTAATTAAAATAGTAACTATAGCAGTCGTTTTAGTGGCTGTATCATGTAATAAAAGCACAGCACCAAACTATCAGTTTATGCCTAATATGTATGAATCTGCTGGTTATGAAACATACGGAGAAGCAGCATTTCCTAATGGGGTGGAAGCACAGTTGCCAGCCGAGGGGTCTATACCAAGAGGGTTTGTGCCTTTTGATATTGAAAACACAACCGAAGGTTATACTTTGGCTAAGACCACTTTAACCAGTCCATTAGATTCAACAAGTGTTGATTTAGAGCGCGGTAAAGAATTGTACGATATTTATTGTGGTATCTGCCATGGAAACAAAGGTGATGGCCAAGGTAATTTGGTAAAGCGCGAAAAGATATTAGGTATTCCAAGTTATGACGATGCCGGTAGAGCAATCACTGAAGGAAGTATTTACCACACTATTTATTACGGAAAAAACGCGATGGGATCTTATGCTAACCAACTAAACGAAGAAGAACGTTGGCAAGTAGTATCGTATGTGTTAAAGTTAAAAGCTGATTTAGAAAAGTAA
- a CDS encoding quinol:cytochrome C oxidoreductase, which produces MYTFSNKLKTFSIILMVLGLLGVGYGFMTSHKTFEEVEQILAEETHHGGGHGEEAAHAAPSHDAHAAEAHGEEAHAEVDAHAKHVEHVQHQIANRPWSALYVAAFFFMMIALGVLAFYAIQIASQAGWSPVLFRVMEGITAYLLPGAVIVLLIALASGTIGHYNLFVWMDPEVVEHDKLIQGKSSWLNITGFAIRGAIFIAGWVLYRQFARKFSVAQDEANDKKNFKKLFRISAGFLVFFIYTESMMSWDWIMSADPHWFSTLFGWYVFASMFVSGITVIALMAIYLKSRGYLEFVNENHIHDVAKFMFAMSIFWTYLWFSQFMLIWYSNIPEEVTYFISRFNDYKLPFLGMVVLNFVFPILMLMNADYKRIPWFVVMTGLVILFGHYIDVFNMIMPATVGDRWFIGIPEISSVLLFAGLFIFVVFTALTKAPLLVKGYPFRKESEEFHY; this is translated from the coding sequence ATGTACACATTTTCAAATAAATTAAAGACATTTTCTATCATTCTAATGGTATTGGGGCTATTAGGAGTAGGCTATGGTTTTATGACCTCTCACAAAACTTTTGAGGAGGTTGAGCAGATACTCGCAGAAGAAACACATCATGGTGGTGGACATGGAGAGGAAGCAGCACATGCAGCACCATCTCATGACGCCCATGCTGCAGAAGCTCACGGTGAAGAAGCTCATGCAGAAGTAGATGCCCACGCTAAACATGTTGAGCATGTTCAGCACCAAATAGCTAACCGTCCATGGTCTGCATTATATGTTGCGGCTTTTTTCTTTATGATGATTGCACTAGGTGTTTTGGCCTTTTATGCCATTCAAATTGCATCTCAAGCAGGTTGGTCGCCCGTACTATTTAGAGTTATGGAAGGTATTACCGCATATTTGTTGCCAGGAGCAGTAATTGTATTGCTAATAGCATTAGCATCAGGAACTATTGGGCATTACAACCTTTTCGTTTGGATGGACCCCGAAGTTGTAGAACACGATAAATTAATACAAGGTAAGTCCAGCTGGTTGAACATTACTGGTTTTGCTATCCGTGGTGCTATTTTTATCGCTGGTTGGGTATTATACCGTCAGTTTGCTCGTAAATTCTCGGTGGCCCAAGACGAAGCTAACGATAAGAAAAACTTTAAAAAGCTATTTAGAATTTCCGCAGGTTTTCTAGTATTCTTCATTTACACGGAATCAATGATGTCTTGGGATTGGATAATGAGTGCTGATCCGCATTGGTTTTCTACGTTATTTGGGTGGTACGTGTTCGCTAGTATGTTTGTAAGTGGCATTACAGTAATAGCATTAATGGCTATTTACCTAAAATCAAGAGGCTATTTAGAGTTCGTAAATGAAAACCACATTCACGACGTCGCTAAGTTTATGTTTGCTATGAGTATATTCTGGACATACTTGTGGTTCTCACAATTTATGCTTATTTGGTATTCAAATATTCCGGAAGAGGTTACTTACTTTATAAGCCGCTTTAACGATTACAAATTACCGTTCTTAGGTATGGTGGTCTTAAACTTTGTGTTCCCAATTTTAATGTTGATGAATGCAGATTACAAAAGAATACCTTGGTTTGTTGTTATGACAGGTTTAGTTATACTATTTGGGCACTACATTGATGTATTCAACATGATTATGCCTGCAACAGTTGGAGACAGATGGTTTATTGGTATTCCAGAAATTAGTTCGGTGTTGCTTTTTGCTGGACTGTTCATATTTGTGGTATTTACAGCTTTAACCAAAGCACCATTACTAGTAAAAGGCTATCCTTTTAGAAAAGAAAGTGAAGAATTTCATTATTAA
- a CDS encoding cytochrome c oxidase subunit II produces the protein MTALLTIIVLVFILVAIWQMVKIFDLAQARNENLTSGVATDKDNRINGYLMMGFLAFIYIITIVCFVKWGDLPLLSNSASEHGPTIDNLMIVSLVIIFFVQTITQFLLHYFAFKYKGEKGKKALFFADNNKLEAIWTIIPVIVLAGLIIYGLSTWVNIMGVDETDDPMVVELYAQQFNWKARYGGEDNTLGKANVRLIDIDRANILGLDEADPNAQDDVITTELHLPVGKPVLFKMRSQDVLHSAYMPHFRAQMNCVPGMITQFGFTPTVTTADMRQTPEIVEKVQNINNIRVEKSKELIAKGEDALERYDFDYLLLCNKICGKSHYNMQMKIIVETQEEFDAWMKEQKEFKNSLVN, from the coding sequence ATGACTGCTTTATTAACAATTATAGTTTTAGTATTTATTTTAGTTGCCATTTGGCAAATGGTAAAGATTTTCGATTTGGCGCAAGCCAGAAATGAGAACCTTACCTCTGGTGTTGCTACCGACAAAGACAATAGAATTAATGGATATTTAATGATGGGCTTTTTGGCTTTCATCTATATCATCACCATTGTTTGTTTTGTTAAATGGGGCGATTTACCATTATTATCCAATTCAGCTTCAGAGCACGGCCCAACCATAGACAATTTAATGATTGTTTCGTTGGTTATTATTTTCTTTGTTCAAACCATTACACAGTTTTTACTGCATTACTTTGCTTTTAAATACAAAGGCGAAAAAGGTAAAAAGGCCTTGTTCTTTGCCGATAACAATAAACTTGAAGCCATTTGGACGATTATACCTGTAATAGTTTTAGCCGGTTTAATTATTTACGGTTTAAGCACATGGGTTAATATTATGGGAGTTGATGAAACAGACGATCCTATGGTGGTAGAATTGTATGCGCAACAGTTTAACTGGAAAGCTAGGTATGGTGGTGAAGACAATACTTTAGGTAAAGCAAACGTGCGTTTAATTGATATTGACCGTGCCAATATTTTAGGTTTGGATGAAGCCGATCCTAACGCTCAAGATGATGTTATTACGACCGAATTGCATTTACCAGTTGGAAAACCTGTATTATTTAAAATGCGTTCGCAAGATGTTTTGCACTCAGCCTATATGCCTCACTTTAGAGCTCAGATGAACTGTGTGCCAGGTATGATTACACAATTTGGATTTACACCAACGGTAACCACAGCCGATATGCGCCAAACACCAGAAATAGTAGAAAAAGTTCAAAACATTAATAATATTAGAGTTGAAAAAAGTAAAGAATTGATAGCCAAAGGCGAAGATGCCTTAGAGCGCTATGACTTTGATTACCTTTTACTATGTAACAAAATCTGTGGAAAATCACACTATAACATGCAAATGAAGATAATAGTGGAAACGCAAGAAGAATTTGATGCTTGGATGAAAGAACAAAAGGAATTTAAGAACTCTCTAGTTAATTAA
- a CDS encoding cbb3-type cytochrome c oxidase subunit I has protein sequence MSAHADTHAHDDHGHHHKETFVTKYIFSQDHKMIAKQYLITGTIMGVIGVLMSMMFRMQIAWPEEPNVLFEALLGKWAPDGVMDADIYLALVTIHGTIMVFFVLTAGLSGTFSNLLIPLQIGARDMASGFLNMVSYWLFFLSSVIMVISLFVEAGPAAAGWTIYPPLSALPMAQGGSGMGMTLWLVAMAIFIASSLLGSLNYIVTVLNLRTKGMSMTRLPLTIWAFFITAVIGVISFPVLLSAALLLIMDRSFGTSFFLSDIFIQGEVLHYQGGSPVLFEHLFWFLGHPEVYIVILPAMGLVSEIMASNSRKPIFGYRAMIASILAIAFLSTIVWGHHMFVSGMNPFLGSVFTFTTLLIAIPSAVKAFNWITTIWKGNLQMNPAMLFSIGFVSTFITGGLTGIILGDSALDINVHDTYFVVAHFHLVMGISALYGMFAGIYHWYPKMFGRMLNKNLGYIHFWITAVCAYGVFFPMHFIGMAGLPRRYYTNSNFPLFDDLANVNVVITVFALVGGVVQIVYLYNFFASIFYGKKAPQNPWKSTTLEWTTPVEHMHGNWPGEIPHVHRWAYDYSKPGHDVDFVPQNIPLKDGEEELHH, from the coding sequence ATGTCAGCACACGCAGATACTCACGCTCACGACGACCACGGACATCATCATAAAGAAACGTTTGTAACTAAATATATATTTAGCCAAGACCATAAGATGATAGCCAAACAGTACCTTATTACAGGTACGATAATGGGCGTTATAGGTGTTTTAATGTCTATGATGTTCCGTATGCAAATTGCATGGCCAGAAGAGCCAAACGTATTGTTTGAAGCTCTACTGGGAAAATGGGCGCCAGATGGTGTTATGGATGCCGATATATATTTGGCATTGGTTACCATTCATGGTACCATAATGGTGTTCTTTGTGCTTACAGCTGGCTTAAGTGGTACATTTAGTAATTTACTCATTCCACTGCAAATTGGTGCCCGCGATATGGCATCAGGCTTTTTGAACATGGTATCGTACTGGTTATTCTTTTTATCGAGTGTAATCATGGTTATTTCATTGTTTGTTGAAGCAGGACCAGCAGCGGCAGGTTGGACCATTTATCCCCCGTTAAGTGCATTGCCAATGGCTCAAGGTGGTTCGGGTATGGGTATGACCTTGTGGTTAGTAGCCATGGCTATCTTTATAGCCTCTTCATTACTAGGTTCGTTAAACTACATTGTTACCGTGCTTAATTTGCGTACCAAAGGAATGTCTATGACAAGACTCCCTCTAACAATCTGGGCATTTTTCATTACAGCGGTTATCGGTGTAATCTCATTCCCAGTACTATTATCTGCCGCACTATTATTAATCATGGATAGAAGTTTTGGAACATCATTCTTCTTATCGGATATATTTATTCAAGGTGAAGTATTACATTATCAAGGCGGTTCGCCTGTACTTTTTGAACACTTGTTCTGGTTCTTAGGGCATCCTGAAGTATACATTGTAATCTTACCAGCCATGGGACTGGTTTCTGAAATTATGGCTTCTAATTCACGTAAACCTATTTTTGGTTATCGTGCGATGATTGCCTCAATTTTAGCTATTGCTTTCCTTTCAACTATTGTATGGGGACACCACATGTTTGTTTCGGGAATGAACCCATTCTTAGGATCTGTGTTTACCTTCACAACGTTATTAATTGCAATTCCATCGGCGGTAAAAGCCTTTAACTGGATTACTACCATTTGGAAAGGAAACTTGCAAATGAATCCTGCCATGTTATTCTCCATTGGTTTTGTGTCAACATTTATTACCGGAGGGTTAACAGGTATTATATTAGGTGATTCTGCGTTAGATATTAACGTTCACGATACGTATTTTGTTGTGGCGCACTTCCACTTAGTAATGGGTATATCGGCATTGTATGGTATGTTTGCCGGTATTTATCACTGGTATCCTAAAATGTTTGGACGTATGTTAAACAAAAACTTGGGTTACATCCACTTCTGGATTACTGCCGTATGTGCTTATGGTGTGTTCTTCCCTATGCATTTTATTGGAATGGCGGGTCTACCACGTCGTTATTACACGAACAGTAACTTCCCTTTATTTGATGATTTAGCGAACGTAAATGTGGTAATAACCGTATTTGCGTTAGTAGGAGGTGTTGTGCAAATTGTTTATTTGTACAATTTCTTTGCAAGCATTTTCTATGGTAAAAAAGCACCACAAAACCCTTGGAAATCTACAACTTTAGAATGGACAACGCCTGTTGAACATATGCACGGGAACTGGCCAGGTGAAATACCACACGTACACCGTTGGGCTTACGATTACAGCAAACCAGGTCATGACGTCGACTTTGTGCCTCAAAATATCCCGTTAAAAGACGGCGAAGAGGAGTTGCATCATTAG